A stretch of DNA from Dokdonia sp. PRO95:
TTTTGTACAGAAAAAGCACACGTATAAGGACTTATGAAAAACCATAAATTACTGTTAAGAAGTATCTATGGCATCACTGTTTTAGTACATTTATCACAAATTTAAAAGTTACACAAACTATGAAACGATTATTAATTGCTGGTATTACCAGTGCCCTATTGCTTACTTCTTGCGTTTCTAAGAAAGAATATGCTGCGCTTGAGGCTAGACAACAAGAAACTCAAGATCTTCTTAACTCTGCTACGGTAAAGTTAAACTCTTGTCTAGAAGAAAAAGCAAGTGCAACTACGCGTGTGCAGTCACTAGAGGAGCGTATTGCAGAAATGAGAAAAGACAGAAACGACCTTATACAAAGCTCTAAAGATCTTACTATGCTTACTAAGCAAGGAGCGTCTAACTTAGAAAAGTCTCTAGAAAGCTTAAAAGAAAAAGACCTTAAGATTAATCGTCTTCAAGATGCACTTACTAAAAAGGACAGTGTAACACTTGCGCTAGTTACAAGCCTTAAGAAAGAGGTAGGTATCAATGATACAGACATTGAGGTTAATGTAGAGAAAGGTGTGGTATTCATATCACTTTCTGATAAAGTACTATTTAAAAGCGGAAGCTATAATATTACGTCAAGAGCAGAAGAAATCTTAGGAAAGGTTGCTACCGTGATTAACGGAAAGCCAGACTTTGAAGCACTTGTAGAAGGACACACAGATAATGTACCTTATAATAAAGGAGGTGTTCTTATAGACAACTGGGATTTAAGTGCAAAGAGAGCAACCGCTATCGTAAGAAAACTAGTAGACTTAGGAGCAAATCCTGCACAGCTTATTGCTGCTGGACG
This window harbors:
- a CDS encoding OmpA family protein, whose translation is MKRLLIAGITSALLLTSCVSKKEYAALEARQQETQDLLNSATVKLNSCLEEKASATTRVQSLEERIAEMRKDRNDLIQSSKDLTMLTKQGASNLEKSLESLKEKDLKINRLQDALTKKDSVTLALVTSLKKEVGINDTDIEVNVEKGVVFISLSDKVLFKSGSYNITSRAEEILGKVATVINGKPDFEALVEGHTDNVPYNKGGVLIDNWDLSAKRATAIVRKLVDLGANPAQLIAAGRSEFVPLVDNSTAANRSTNRRTKIYVLPKIDQFYDMIEQEMKNMSGEDVEVEEGN